Proteins encoded within one genomic window of Triticum aestivum cultivar Chinese Spring chromosome 2D, IWGSC CS RefSeq v2.1, whole genome shotgun sequence:
- the LOC123049287 gene encoding uncharacterized protein has product MDGKKKPTAATGSSIVDDLFGPKDGAASSSAGYFSTVFPTPSGATGKDASLRAAAAAGNKSSSAGHQQQGKQHGGSPESPYFGSSSVHYGGRDFYAGAESQRQYPAAAAAPAPKHKDDGDTSAATRGDWWQGSLYY; this is encoded by the exons ATGGACGGAAAGAAGAAGCCCACTGCTGCGACTGGGAGCTCCATCGTCGACGACCTCTTCGGCCCCAAGGacggcgccgcctcctcctccgccggctACTTCAGCACCGTCTTCCCAACTCCATCTGGG GCGACGGGGAAAGATGCGTCGCTCCGGGCAGCAGCAGCCGCTGGGAATAAATCATCGTCGGCAGGGCATCAGCAGCAAGGAAAGCAGCACGGGGGCTCACCTGAGTCGCCTTACTTCGGCTCCTCTTCCGTCCACTATGGCGGCCGGGACTTCTACGCCGGCGCCGAATCTCAGCGCCAAtatccggccgccgctgccgcaccGGCACCCAAGCACAAGGACGACGGCGACACATCGGCAGCCACCCGGGGTGACTGGTGGCAAG GTTCCCTCTACTACTAG